A genomic segment from Acidobacteriota bacterium encodes:
- a CDS encoding glycosyltransferase: MIDVRPTRGATAAGARPGRPGRIVLVLLIDEICGWTAGTERQVLLLCRHLPRWGVAPVLALMRAPSPRLQLPEGSVVLGVSLKRYLYPLAQRRIASWLRDLRPDALIAFFPMGRWVGLKAAREAAVPVRIFAQRNFGATEPPWFLRARWRVSRHATEILCNSRRAAEILAGEAPAWAPPVAYLPNLVEIDGVPRAAPAAGSPVTIGIAANLRPVKRVDIFLEAARRLGPEEARFEVVGDGPERVRLERLARELGIAGRVAFRGQREDSRSLMATWQIGTLTSDTEGLSNTILEYMAAGLPVVATDTGGNPELVEHGATGFLVPAGDPEALAAAWRRLVAEPELRGRFGDAAREKAAEFEASRVARRYREHIAALLGQVSPR; the protein is encoded by the coding sequence ATGATCGACGTCCGACCCACTCGCGGCGCGACCGCCGCCGGCGCGCGGCCCGGTAGGCCCGGCCGCATCGTGCTCGTCCTGCTGATCGACGAGATCTGCGGGTGGACGGCCGGGACGGAACGCCAGGTGCTGCTCCTCTGCCGGCATCTACCCCGGTGGGGCGTCGCGCCCGTGCTGGCGCTCATGCGGGCGCCTTCCCCGAGGCTGCAACTTCCGGAAGGGAGCGTCGTGCTGGGCGTCTCCCTCAAGCGCTACCTCTACCCCCTCGCGCAGCGCCGGATCGCGAGCTGGCTTCGGGACCTCCGCCCCGACGCACTCATCGCGTTCTTTCCGATGGGGCGGTGGGTCGGGCTCAAGGCGGCGCGTGAAGCCGCCGTTCCGGTCCGAATCTTCGCGCAGAGAAACTTCGGGGCCACCGAGCCGCCGTGGTTCCTGCGAGCCCGGTGGCGGGTGAGCCGCCACGCCACCGAGATCCTGTGCAACAGCCGCCGGGCCGCCGAGATCCTCGCCGGCGAGGCGCCGGCGTGGGCCCCTCCCGTCGCCTACTTGCCCAACCTCGTCGAGATCGACGGCGTTCCCCGGGCCGCGCCCGCGGCGGGCTCGCCGGTGACGATCGGGATCGCGGCCAACCTGCGGCCGGTGAAGCGCGTCGACATCTTCCTCGAAGCCGCGAGGCGTCTCGGACCGGAAGAGGCGCGGTTCGAAGTGGTCGGCGACGGGCCGGAGCGCGTCCGGCTGGAGCGGCTCGCCCGCGAGCTGGGGATCGCCGGCCGCGTCGCTTTCCGGGGACAGCGCGAGGACAGCCGGAGCCTCATGGCGACGTGGCAGATCGGAACGCTCACCTCCGACACGGAGGGCCTGTCGAACACGATCCTCGAGTACATGGCGGCCGGCCTGCCGGTGGTGGCCACCGATACCGGAGGAAACCCGGAACTCGTCGAGCACGGAGCGACCGGGTTTCTCGTCCCGGCCGGCGATCCGGAGGCCTTGGCTGCTGCCTGGCGGCGGCTCGTCGCCGAGCCGGAGCTGCGCGGGCGGTTCGGGGACGCGGCGAGAGAAAAGGCCGCGGAGTTCGAGGCGAGCCGGGTGGCGCGCCGCTATCGCGAGCACATCGCCGCACTCCTCGGCCAGGTGTCGCCGCGCTGA